A portion of the Drosophila innubila isolate TH190305 chromosome 3L unlocalized genomic scaffold, UK_Dinn_1.0 0_D_3L, whole genome shotgun sequence genome contains these proteins:
- the LOC117788960 gene encoding dual specificity protein kinase splA, with translation MNLLMDNLPSHVNSVARRTTPPQQPQQTELRISTHSPTATATAAMTQQQHNTVNNNNNNNDVSSVKTTLKRSFDVAFLMMPDERIKQKQAEKQARLQEALHHQQQQQQQQQQQQLQLQQQQLQLNHYPTDLSPRAAASQPPSPAALEYISLLEARQRYPQLAIRSPRVYDDPTLVIPLVDSPEATVSPPPPPLRSAFTKVASSLSSSSSPSTASRLESPVDVGAPPLSPDRLSCHSMSPPVATPPPRTNSGGGNTAHSPHPLPVNPIVYHNFRPEYQFNGAFHSVNPMQALQAQQRLKQQLLYRPPTASNGHSPNGSSNPSSPPNGPPPEFLHAAYPGFGPPPHPFAVAQPLQNPAAAAILSTLIPPTLASTFTLTAQNVCAKCNISFRMTSDLVYHMRSHHKSEVACDPNRRKREEKLRCPVCQETFRERHHLTRHMTAHQDKASDHQPTPDDSSDNEIINVVGGTPPGRRTGSASK, from the coding sequence ATGAACTTGCTCATGGATAATCTGCCGTCGCATGTAAATTCCGTCGCGAGACGTACAACTCCGCCGCAACAGCCGCAACAGACGGAATTGCGCATCTCCACCCACAGccccacagcaacagcaacagcagcaatgacacagcagcaacacaacactgttaacaacaacaataacaacaatgatgTGTCCAGTGTTAAGACCACATTGAAGCGTTCCTTTGACGTGGCCTTTCTGATGATGCCCGATGAGCGCATCAAGCAGAAGCAGGCCGAGAAACAGGCACGTCTCCAGGAGGCActgcatcatcagcagcaacagcaacagcagcagcaacagcaacagttgcaactgcagcagcaacagctacagctGAATCATTATCCCACGGATCTCTCACCCAGAGCAGCTGCCTCACAGCCTCCTTCTCCGGCTGCCTTGGAGTACATCAGTTTGTTGGAGGCGCGACAACGTTATCCACAACTCGCCATACGCTCGCCGAGAGTCTATGATGATCCCACGCTGGTCATACCGCTGGTGGACTCTCCCGAGGCGACAGTctcaccgccaccgccaccactgAGAAGCGCCTTCACCAAGGTGGCCTCCTCGCTGTCCAGCTCATCGTCGCCCTCGACGGCATCGCGTCTGGAGTCGCCTGTGGATGTCGGAGCACCACCGCTGAGTCCGGATCGGTTGAGCTGCCATTCGATGAGTCCACCGGTGGCCACACCTCCTCCCAGGACCAACAGCGGCGGTGGCAACACTGCCCACTCTCCGCATCCCTTGCCAGTCAATCCCATTGTCTATCACAATTTCCGGCCGGAATATCAGTTCAATGGCGCCTTTCACTCAGTGAATCCCATGCAGGCGCTGCAGGCACAGCAACGGCtcaagcagcagctgctctaCAGACCACCAACAGCCTCCAATGGCCACAGTCCCAATGGCTCCTCGAATCCCTCGTCTCCGCCAAATGGTCCGCCGCCGGAGTTTCTGCATGCTGCCTATCCCGGCTTTGGTCCACCTCCGCATCCCTTTGCTGTGGCTCAACCGCTGCAGAATCCCGCTGCAGCTGCGATTCTCTCCACGCTCATCCCACCCACACTGGCGTCCACCTTCACACTGACGGCACAAAATGTGTGCGCCAAGTGCAACATTAGCTTCCGCATGACCAGCGATCTCGTGTATCACATGAGATCCCATCACAAGAGCGAGGTGGCCTGTGATCCCAATCGTCGCAAGCGCGAGGAGAAACTGCGCTGTCCCGTCTGCCAGGAGACCTTCCGAGAGCGTCATCATCTCACCCGACACATGACCGCCCACCAGGACAAGGCCAGCGATCATCAGCCCACACCGGATGACTCCAGTGATAATGAGATTATCAACGTGGTTGGAGGCACACCTCCGGGACGACGAACTGGCAGTGCGTCCAAATGA